Proteins from one Ovis aries strain OAR_USU_Benz2616 breed Rambouillet chromosome 12, ARS-UI_Ramb_v3.0, whole genome shotgun sequence genomic window:
- the FBXO2 gene encoding F-box only protein 2 isoform X1, translated as MVVMPDPQIELTSLVSPALAESVGQPEEASPAEQQEEACAEETSGGEERPEDEGEEEAAYLDELPEPLLLRVLAELPAAQLVQACRLVCLRWKELVDGAPLWLLKCQQEGLVPQEGPEDERDHWQQFYFLSKRRRNLLRNPCGEEDLEGWCDVEHGGDGWRVEELPGDCGMEFTHDESVKKYFASSFEWCRKAQIIDLQAEGYWEELLDTTQPAIVVKDWYSGRRDAGCLYELTVKLLSEHEDVLAEFNSGQVAVPADSDDGGWIEISHTFTDYGPGVRFVRFEHGGQDCVYWKGWFGARVTNSSVWVEP; from the exons AGAGCGTGGGCCAGCCGGAGGAGGCCAGCCCGGCGGAGCAGCAGGAGGAGGCGTGCGCGGAGGAGACGAGCGGCGGGGAGGAGCGGCCCGAGGacgagggggaggaggaggcggcaTACCTGGACGAGCTGCCCGAGCCGCTGCTGCTGCGTGTGCTGGCCGAGCTGCCGGCTGCCCAGCTGGTGCAGGCCTGCCGCCTGGTGTGCCTGCGCTGGAAGGAGCTGGTGGACGGCGCCCCCCTGTGGCTGCTCAAGTGCCAGCAGGAGGGGCTGGTGCCCCAGGAGGGCCCCGAGGACGAGCGCGACCACTGGCAACAGTTCTACTTCCTGAGCAAGAGGCGGCGCAACCTGCTGCGCAACCCGTGTGGGGAAG AGGACCTGGAGGGCTGGTGCGACGTGGAGCACGGTGGGGACGGCTGGAGGGTGGAGGAGCTGCCCGGAGACTGTGGGATGGAATTCACCCATGATGAGAGCGTCAAGAAGTACTTTGCCTCCTCCTTCGA GTGGTGTCGCAAAGCGCAGATCATTGATCTGCAGGCTGAGGGCTACTGGGAGGAGCTACTGGACACCACTCAGCCGGCCATCGTGGTGAAGGACTG GTACTCGGGCCGCAGAGACGCCGGCTGCCTGTACGAGCTCACGGTGAAGCTGCTGTCGGAGCACGAGGACGTGCTGGCCGAGTTCAACAGCGGGCAGGTGGCAGTGCCGGCGGACAGCGACGACGGTGGCTGGATTGAG ATCTCCCACACCTTCACCGACTATGGCCCCGGCGTCCGCTTCGTCCGCTTCGAGCACGGGGGACAGGACTGCGTCTACTGGAAGGGCTGGTTCGGGGCCCGGGTGACCAACAGCAGCGTGTGGGTGGAGCCCTGA
- the FBXO2 gene encoding F-box only protein 2 isoform X2, whose translation MDGDGDPESVGQPEEASPAEQQEEACAEETSGGEERPEDEGEEEAAYLDELPEPLLLRVLAELPAAQLVQACRLVCLRWKELVDGAPLWLLKCQQEGLVPQEGPEDERDHWQQFYFLSKRRRNLLRNPCGEEDLEGWCDVEHGGDGWRVEELPGDCGMEFTHDESVKKYFASSFEWCRKAQIIDLQAEGYWEELLDTTQPAIVVKDWYSGRRDAGCLYELTVKLLSEHEDVLAEFNSGQVAVPADSDDGGWIEISHTFTDYGPGVRFVRFEHGGQDCVYWKGWFGARVTNSSVWVEP comes from the exons AGAGCGTGGGCCAGCCGGAGGAGGCCAGCCCGGCGGAGCAGCAGGAGGAGGCGTGCGCGGAGGAGACGAGCGGCGGGGAGGAGCGGCCCGAGGacgagggggaggaggaggcggcaTACCTGGACGAGCTGCCCGAGCCGCTGCTGCTGCGTGTGCTGGCCGAGCTGCCGGCTGCCCAGCTGGTGCAGGCCTGCCGCCTGGTGTGCCTGCGCTGGAAGGAGCTGGTGGACGGCGCCCCCCTGTGGCTGCTCAAGTGCCAGCAGGAGGGGCTGGTGCCCCAGGAGGGCCCCGAGGACGAGCGCGACCACTGGCAACAGTTCTACTTCCTGAGCAAGAGGCGGCGCAACCTGCTGCGCAACCCGTGTGGGGAAG AGGACCTGGAGGGCTGGTGCGACGTGGAGCACGGTGGGGACGGCTGGAGGGTGGAGGAGCTGCCCGGAGACTGTGGGATGGAATTCACCCATGATGAGAGCGTCAAGAAGTACTTTGCCTCCTCCTTCGA GTGGTGTCGCAAAGCGCAGATCATTGATCTGCAGGCTGAGGGCTACTGGGAGGAGCTACTGGACACCACTCAGCCGGCCATCGTGGTGAAGGACTG GTACTCGGGCCGCAGAGACGCCGGCTGCCTGTACGAGCTCACGGTGAAGCTGCTGTCGGAGCACGAGGACGTGCTGGCCGAGTTCAACAGCGGGCAGGTGGCAGTGCCGGCGGACAGCGACGACGGTGGCTGGATTGAG ATCTCCCACACCTTCACCGACTATGGCCCCGGCGTCCGCTTCGTCCGCTTCGAGCACGGGGGACAGGACTGCGTCTACTGGAAGGGCTGGTTCGGGGCCCGGGTGACCAACAGCAGCGTGTGGGTGGAGCCCTGA